TCACATTGCCCCCAGATAACCACCCACCCCACCAACCAAAAGTCCCCACTGTTGTGATCACGTGATCACAAGCAGCTAACAACGCCATGTCCTTATGTGCACCATGCTTTGGATCACTGTAAAAAACATTAGTAAGGTTTCGTAGATGTTCTTGGACCCAACGTATCTCTAGAGAACAGACGATGTAAATGATATTTGAAATGTTCTGGAACTTTGCAATTGCTCTGTGCAAATACTCCGGTGTAGCTACCTGATAACCATATGACGCAACACTCCTCATCATGTCCCCTCGTCTAACGTGAACTCCAACAAATGTGACGTCATCACGGCGAGTATAATTATGTTCACGTGATATTTTTTCTAGTGTCCGATTGGCCCATTCTCGTATGCTTGTCCTAAAAGTCAATTGCTTCCGCAAGTTTGCCTGCACGTTTTCGAAATATTTCCAAGACTGCAAATACGTAATTAATGTGTATCCTTTGGTGAGGTCTAAGTTCAGCAGACTAGGGTCATAACCACAGCATTGTTTCTCTTTACGGTAAAAAGTGGCATCACATTTTCGAACATCCGACAATATTTGTAAAGTAGTGTCATTGAAAAGATTAAATACACTCAACAATGTATCGTTTTTCGGGATGATGTAgggtatatttttcattttggcAATTCCATATATAGATGCAAAGACGAATAGCCTGTTACCCATATTACCCTTCACGGGGCCACAGAGGAACCCGGAATAAGTGGAAGGCGTCCGAGATGCATTGTTTACACGTGTATTATTGGTAGGCTTATATTTAGGTGATGGTGGATCGAATTTTATGTGTGGCGTTTTCAATACGGGTAGCTGGTCATGGAACTCGGGAGTTTGTACAAGGAGGTAtccaagaaaaaagaaaaatccggCTATGATTGCAACTGAAATGAAAAGTTATGAATaacaatatagaaaaaaagGGTTAAACTTTGTAGAATCTTAAATCAAAACGATCATTTTTACTATACTATTTACTATTTCTAaattaagatattaaaaaaatcgttttacCTATCTGAAATCTTCTTCCATTTTTGTCTGTTCGTTCCATTAAATACACAAATGTAGATCTCTCTCAGTTCTTTGAACTCTAAAGTGTGACCccgaaactgtttatttttagaccACCCTTTTCTTCTCTCTTTCAGTGTCAAATTTCAAATCACgttgataaaatatacatagaATTTCACAGGGATATAACCTGGATTTTATCGTTGTTGGGAAGATAAAATTGGTGGTACTAGGGCATTTTCTTCTTTTGAGTGCATAAACATTGAATATTTTGTAAACCTCTATGATTCATAGACTCAATAAAGAGATTGAACGACGATACATGTTATTAGTAAACAGTATACAATTTCTAATGATAAAGTAGTACACATCATTTCTATCATATTTCCCCATTTTCATAAGAGTGAAACaaaattatttggtttttttttggaaaaaaaaatacgttaCTACATGTGCTAGAAATACTTAAACATAAAGCTAAAAATAATTGCAGCGTCGAATGCAGATTAAGTAAACGTTACAGTGTAACgtgtatatgtataaatttaCGTAGTCAGCACCAGTTATACATTCATTCATactatatgcatgtatatcatTAATGCATCACACGGTCGATCATCCTGCAAGTAATCATGCAGCGTCATTAATTTtctctatttttgaatttcatgattttattaaattgaaatttcatttttttaaaatatatttaatatattaattcgGATACATTTATCAGTATCCAACCCATTTCGGATAAAAGAAATCCATAAAATCTTCGCTAAAGCCTTTCCTTAGTACCGTTCCGTCTCTTGCAGGCCACTTATAGTAAGTAACGAGACCCCCAGAAAACCACGCTCCCCACCAACCGAACGTACCCACCGTGGTTATCACGTGATCACAGGACGCTATGAGCGCAAGGTCGTTTTCTGGGTAAGCATTGGGGGTGTTGAAATAAACTCGCTCAGCAATTTTGGGCATATTGGCCTTAATCCAAGTCAAATCTGTGGAACAAACCACATAGATAACAGTTAGAAAATTGTTGAAATGGTCCACTGCCTTGTAGAGGTATTCAGGGGTCGCCACCTCGTGACCATATGTGTTCTTCATTGTCATGTCACCTCGTCGTATATGCATGGCAACCAAGACTACGTCACGACGGGATGTGACGTTGAAATTTTTGAGAACTTCTGCTATTACATTTTCTGCAGAGGCAATGCTCTTTGGCTTGAAAACCAATTGTTTCttaagttgttcttttgcattttcaaagtatttccATGACTGCAGGTAGGTAATGACTCGATAAGTCTCCCCAGGCCGGGGGTTAAAGTTCAATATCCGGCTGTCAAAGCCACAACACAAACTTTCTCTTCTATAAATTGTGACATTACAAATGGCTTCCACTTCGTCTGTAATGAGTAGATTTGAGTCGTTGTGCGTAAGAAATATTTGGTTGATCACGTCTTCAGTATGGATGACGTATTTCATTCCTTTAAGATACGCGATGCCGTATAAAGATGCAAACTGAAAAAGTCGATTTCCTATCCTACCAATATTGTAGCCGCATAAGTATATTGGTTTTCTTAAAGCTTGAGATTTTGTATTCCTTTCTGCATTTCTGTTATTCTCATTAATTGAGTCGTCGATGGAAACCAATATACGTGACGGGAATTCCTCACTGACGTCATTTGATCGATGATGACGAAACAAAACCGCTAGACCAATCAAAAGAGACAGAAGGACAAATAAACCTGAAACAGAGAGATTgttcataaatatataaagaatatatCGAAAATATATTGCAGagaataaaatgtttgtaaatacAGAAAGAACAGGTCTTAGTTTGAATCAGAATTTGATGATTTGACCCGCTGTATTTGTATGTTGTATTGTTCATAGATCCCAACAAAGCCAAATT
This genomic window from Crassostrea angulata isolate pt1a10 chromosome 8, ASM2561291v2, whole genome shotgun sequence contains:
- the LOC128160153 gene encoding galactoside alpha-(1,2)-fucosyltransferase 2-like, giving the protein MERTDKNGRRFQIVAIIAGFFFFLGYLLVQTPEFHDQLPVLKTPHIKFDPPSPKYKPTNNTRVNNASRTPSTYSGFLCGPVKGNMGNRLFVFASIYGIAKMKNIPYIIPKNDTLLSVFNLFNDTTLQILSDVRKCDATFYRKEKQCCGYDPSLLNLDLTKGYTLITYLQSWKYFENVQANLRKQLTFRTSIREWANRTLEKISREHNYTRRDDVTFVGVHVRRGDMMRSVASYGYQVATPEYLHRAIAKFQNISNIIYIVCSLEIRWVQEHLRNLTNVFYSDPKHGAHKDMALLAACDHVITTVGTFGWWGGWLSGGNVTYFKWPAKQGSGLRKQFSKDFKDFFLPDWIGL
- the LOC128160154 gene encoding galactoside alpha-(1,2)-fucosyltransferase 2-like gives rise to the protein MSAIFRTRKLQGLFVLLSLLIGLAVLFRHHRSNDVSEEFPSRILVSIDDSINENNRNAERNTKSQALRKPIYLCGYNIGRIGNRLFQFASLYGIAYLKGMKYVIHTEDVINQIFLTHNDSNLLITDEVEAICNVTIYRRESLCCGFDSRILNFNPRPGETYRVITYLQSWKYFENAKEQLKKQLVFKPKSIASAENVIAEVLKNFNVTSRRDVVLVAMHIRRGDMTMKNTYGHEVATPEYLYKAVDHFNNFLTVIYVVCSTDLTWIKANMPKIAERVYFNTPNAYPENDLALIASCDHVITTVGTFGWWGAWFSGGLVTYYKWPARDGTVLRKGFSEDFMDFFYPKWVGY